In a single window of the Candidatus Bathyarchaeota archaeon genome:
- a CDS encoding histone deacetylase: MRVGIAFHEKYRQYDFGPGHPFRGDRFGNAMKLFEEQGLLNLPNVSILKPEVAKLKDLLRVHNKSYVDLIFDFAEKGRPYDLDTPVSPSILEAALYIMGGALKIGESIYSGEIERGVSLGGGLHHAGEDFGGGFCLFNDVAMLARYLQEKHGVRRVLILDYDVHAGNGTSDIFFSDSSVLFISVHQDPKTLFPGTGFVGQIGKGDGEGFNVNVPLPPGTRGETYFFALREIFVPLAKEFKPDIVLANGGSDPHFADILGSLGLTVKDFFDLSRLIANAAEEVCGGRVVLLVGSGYNPRVLPLCWYALAAGVAGVEKIRVTDLSEPPVEPPWCRERVEATVKELSQILKKYWACFR, encoded by the coding sequence TTGCGTGTTGGAATAGCTTTTCACGAAAAATATCGGCAGTATGACTTTGGACCTGGGCACCCCTTCAGAGGCGACCGTTTTGGCAACGCTATGAAGCTTTTTGAAGAGCAAGGATTACTAAATTTGCCTAACGTCAGTATTTTGAAACCAGAAGTTGCCAAATTAAAAGATTTGTTGCGAGTTCACAACAAAAGCTATGTTGACTTGATCTTTGACTTCGCAGAAAAGGGCAGACCATATGACCTTGACACACCGGTATCACCCAGTATTCTCGAGGCGGCACTGTACATTATGGGTGGAGCATTGAAAATTGGAGAATCTATTTACAGTGGAGAGATTGAACGAGGAGTATCCCTTGGCGGTGGGCTTCACCATGCAGGAGAAGACTTTGGTGGGGGATTCTGTCTCTTCAACGATGTTGCCATGCTGGCTAGGTATCTTCAGGAGAAGCATGGTGTTAGGCGTGTTTTGATTTTGGATTATGATGTGCATGCGGGAAACGGCACTAGTGATATTTTCTTTTCTGATTCTTCGGTGTTGTTTATTTCGGTGCATCAAGATCCGAAAACTCTTTTTCCAGGCACTGGTTTCGTTGGCCAGATTGGTAAAGGTGATGGAGAGGGTTTTAATGTTAATGTGCCTTTGCCGCCTGGAACTAGAGGTGAGACGTACTTTTTTGCGTTGAGAGAGATTTTTGTTCCTCTTGCCAAGGAGTTTAAGCCGGATATTGTTTTGGCTAATGGGGGGAGTGATCCGCATTTTGCTGATATCCTTGGCAGTTTAGGTTTGACTGTTAAGGATTTTTTTGACTTGTCGAGACTTATTGCGAATGCTGCAGAGGAAGTTTGCGGAGGTAGGGTTGTTTTGTTGGTGGGCAGCGGCTACAATCCTCGTGTGTTGCCTCTCTGTTGGTACGCTCTTGCGGCGGGAGTTGCGGGTGTAGAAAAGATTAGGGTAACTGATCTTTCTGAGCCGCCGGTTGAGCCACCTTGGTGTCGTGAGCGTGTTGAGGCTACGGTGAAAGAGTTGAGTCAGATTCTAAAGAAATATTGGGCATGTTTTAGATAA
- a CDS encoding tyrosine-type recombinase/integrase, with amino-acid sequence MKLDNRNKFDPVQCWIDTVAFSHSTSKYTARNYRRHLQLFLGFIDKKATEVLAEYEDGNDREFKRKYAQYLKAWIGSLSREFTKNTIRVMAASIKSFFKYNDLPLGYVPMAKAFTSHHNRDITKEEIAEVLRIARPRDRAFFAVMAQSGLRPHTLCQLRIKHFEPDFSKERIPCKIEVPREIAKGNYKSYFTFIAQEALTHLRDYLKTRSRITRESYVFTQYGKETPITYSNVSHRFRIALLKLKEKGIVDFEQKEAGKPSQLRLYNLRKWFRKQAHQAGFELVQFWMGHTVEAGVDEHYRPQDPEFYRELYVEKAMPFLRIEQATPTQTEEVIAKQAERIEELERKLAETAEVKQELADLKTLTKRLIARVEAMEKQQS; translated from the coding sequence ATGAAACTTGACAACAGAAACAAGTTTGATCCTGTTCAATGTTGGATAGATACCGTTGCTTTCTCTCATTCAACAAGCAAATACACAGCAAGAAACTATAGGCGGCACTTGCAGCTGTTCTTAGGGTTCATAGATAAGAAAGCAACTGAAGTTTTAGCAGAGTATGAGGACGGCAACGACAGAGAGTTCAAACGGAAATATGCGCAGTATTTGAAGGCTTGGATAGGAAGTTTAAGTCGAGAGTTCACAAAAAACACTATCAGAGTTATGGCAGCTAGCATTAAGAGTTTCTTCAAATACAACGATTTGCCACTTGGTTATGTCCCGATGGCTAAAGCCTTCACCTCACACCACAACAGGGATATAACTAAAGAAGAAATAGCAGAGGTTTTGAGAATAGCAAGACCCCGAGATAGAGCCTTTTTCGCGGTTATGGCTCAAAGCGGCTTAAGGCCCCATACACTCTGCCAGTTACGCATAAAACACTTTGAACCTGACTTCTCAAAAGAGAGAATACCATGCAAAATTGAAGTCCCTAGAGAGATCGCAAAAGGCAACTACAAATCTTATTTCACATTTATCGCGCAAGAGGCTCTTACACACCTCAGAGACTATTTGAAAACAAGATCAAGGATAACTAGAGAAAGCTATGTCTTCACACAGTACGGCAAAGAAACACCCATCACCTATTCAAACGTGAGCCACAGATTCAGAATTGCGCTTTTAAAACTCAAAGAAAAAGGGATAGTTGACTTCGAGCAGAAAGAAGCTGGAAAACCAAGCCAGCTAAGGCTCTACAATTTAAGAAAATGGTTTAGGAAGCAAGCACACCAGGCAGGGTTTGAGCTAGTTCAGTTTTGGATGGGTCACACTGTAGAAGCCGGGGTAGATGAACATTACAGACCGCAAGATCCTGAATTTTATAGAGAGCTCTATGTAGAAAAAGCCATGCCATTCTTGAGAATAGAGCAAGCTACACCTACCCAAACTGAAGAGGTCATAGCCAAGCAAGCCGAGCGAATCGAAGAGTTGGAAAGAAAACTAGCTGAGACGGCGGAGGTTAAGCAGGAGCTTGCAGACTTAAAGACGCTAACTAAAAGGCTGATTGCACGCGTTGAAGCGATGGAGAAACAGCAAAGCTAA